DNA from Pseudocitrobacter corydidari:
GCCACCCTTTCTTACCGTGTTCGCGAACTGGCGTTCGAACAGATGAACAACGCCGAATACGTTGAAGTCGAGCCTGAGCAGAAAACGGGCCACCGTATTAAAGAAGAGCTCTTCTATCCGTCTAACGAAGAAAAAATGCGTTTGCTGCAAACGCTGTTAGAAGAAGAGTGGCCAGATCGCACCATTATCTTCGCCAACACCAAGCACCGTTGTGAAGATATCTGGGGCAGCCTGGCGGCAGATGGCCATCGCGTAGGTCTGCTGACCGGCGACGTGGCGCAGAAGAAACGTCTGCGTATTCTCGAAGAATTTACCCGTGGCGACCTCGATATTCTGGTTGCGACCGACGTTGCCGCGCGCGGCCTGCATATTCCTGCCGTTACGCACGTCTTTAACTACGATCTTCCGGACGACTGCGAAGACTACGTTCACCGCATTGGCCGTACCGGTCGCGCGGGCGCACGCGGTCACTCTATCAGCCTCGCCTGTGAAGAGTACGCGCTGAACCTGCCGGCGATTGAGGCCTATATCGGTCACTCCATTCCGGTCAGTAAGTACAACCCCGATGCGCTGTTAACCGATCTGCCGAAACCGTTACGTCTGACGCGCGTGCGTCAGGGCAATGGTCCGCGCCGTTCCGGTGCGCCGCGTAATCGTCGTCGTTCAGGTTAAAAGAATATGCCCAGCTCCACCTCGCTGTATGCAGCTATAGACCTTGGTTCCAATAGTTTCCATATGCTGGTTGTTCGTGAGGTGGCTGGAAGTATTCAGACGCTGACGCGCATCAAGCGCAAAGTCCGTCTGGCTGCTGGCCTGAGCAGCGATAATATTCTGTCGGCAGAAGCGATGGAGCGTGGGTGGCAATGCCTGCGCCTGTTTGCCGAGCGTTTACAGGATATTCCCCAGCCGCAAATTCGCGTCGTCGCAACCGCAACGCTTCGTTTGGCCGTCAATGCACAAGACTTCCTCGATAAAGCGCAGGAGATTCTTGGTTGCCCGGTGCAGGTGATTCGCGGTGAAGAAGAAGCGCGCCTGATTTACCAGGGTGTGGCACACACTACAGGCGGCGACGATCGTCGTCTGGTCGTGGATATCGGCGGCGCCAGTACCGAGCTGGTCACGGGCAAAGGTGCGCAAACCACTTCGCTGTTCAGCCTGTCGATGGGCTGCGTCACCTGGCTTGAGCGTTTCTTTACCGATCGTAATCTGGCGCAGGAAAACTTCGACGAGGCGGAAAAAGCCGCGCGCGATGTGCTGCGCCCGGTCGCCGATGAACTGCGCGCACATGGCTGGAAAGTGTGCGTAGGGGCGTCTGGTACGGTACAGGCGTTGCAGGAAATCATGATGGCGCAGGGGATGGACGAGCGCATTACGCTTGCCAAACTTCAGCAGTTAAAACAGCGTGCGATTCAGTGTGGACGTCTGGAAGAGCTGGAAATCGAAGGCCTGACGCTGGAACGCGCGTTAGTGTTCCCGAGCGGCCTGGCGATTTTAATCGCCATTTTCACTGAGCTGAATATCCAGTGTATGACGCTGGCCGGTGGCGCCCTGCGCGAAGGCCTGGTTTACGGCATGCTGCATCTGGCGGTGGACGAAGACATCCGCAGCCGCACGCTGCGCAACGTGCAGCGCCGGTTTATTGTCGATACAGAACAGGCGGCGCGCGTGTCGCAGCTGGCGTCTCACTTTGCCGATCAAATCGAAAAACAGTGGGATATTGAGCCATTAAGCCGCGAACTGCTGCTAAGTGCCTGTCATCTTCATGAAATTGGTTTGAGCGTCGATTTCAAACAAGCGCCAGCACATGCGGCGTATCTGGTACGCAACCTTGATTTGCCAGGCTTTACGCCCGCGCAGAAAAAACTGCTGGCGACGCTGCTGCTCAACCAAACCAACGCTATCGATCTCTCCTCATTGCATCAGCAAAATGCCGTGCCGCCACGCGTGGCCGAGCATCTGTGTCGTCTGCTGCGCCTGGCGATTATCTTCGCCAACCGCCGCCGCGACGACCTGTTGCCGCAAATCACGATTACGGCCAATGAAGAGACGTTGACGCTGAGACTACCTGCGGGCTGGCTGGAACATCATCCATTGGGTAAAGAGATTGTCGATCAGGAGTGTCAGTGGCAGAGCTATGTGCACTGGCCTTTGATCGTGCAGTAAAAAAGCGGATGGCGCTTCGCTTATCCGACCTACAGAGAATTTTTGCTATATCAGGCCGGGTAAGGCGAGGCCGCTCCCCGGCACTGTTTTATTGACCGCGTTTCGCCGCCATCATCGCTTTCAGATTCGCCAGATGGCTCTGCCCTTTCTGCATCCGCTCTTCAGCGCTGACCACTTTACGCTCCTGCTCCCACTGTAAATCATCCTGCGGAAGCTCCAGTAAAAAGCGGCTCGGCTCCGGGCGCACCAGTTCGCCGTACTGACGGCGCTCTTTACACAGGGTAAAAATCAGTTCCTTCTGCGCGCGGGTAATGCCCACGTAGGCCAGACGGCGCTCTTCATCGACGTTGTCTTCATCGATGCTGCTCTGGTGCGGTAATAACCCCTCTTCCATCCCAACCAGGAACACGTACGGGAATTCCAGGCCTTTCGACGCGTGCAGGGTCATCAGCTGTACCTGATCCAGCTCTTCTTCGCTTTCTCCGCGCTCCATCATATCGCGCAGCGTAAAGCGGGTGACTACCTGCGTCAGGGTCATCGGTTCGTCGATTTCACTTCCTTCCAGCATTTCCGTCATCCAGCCAAACAGCGTATTGACGTTTTTCATGCGCATTTCGGCAGCTTTCGGGCTGGCGGAGGTTTCAAACAGCCAGGACTCGTAATCAATCCCGTGGATAAGGTCGCGCACCGCCGCGATGGGTTCACGTTCGGATAGACGCTGCACTTCAGCTAACCACTGAGTAAAACGGGTTAAGGATTCGTAGCCGCGCCCGGTGAGCGTCTGCGTCAGGCCCATATCAAAACTGGCGGCAAACAGGCTTTTATTGCGGGTCATCGCCCACTCGCCCAGCTTTTGCATTGTTGCCGCGCCGATTTCACGCTTCGGCGTGTTGACGATACGCAGGAACGCGCTGTCGTCATCGGGGTTGGTTAGCACGCGCAGATACGCCAGCAGATCTTTAATTTCCGGACGCGAGAAAAACGACGTGCCGCCGGAAATTTTGTACGGGATGCGGTTCTGCATCAGGAATTTTTCGAACACCCGCGACTGGTGATTGCCGCGATAAAGGATGGCGTAATCCTTATACTGCGTTTTGTTCACAAAGTGATGGGCGATCAGCTCGCCGGTTACGCGCTCGGCTTCATGCTCTTCATTGTTGGCGCTCAGCACTTTGAGCTCCTTCCCGTAACCCAGCTCAGAGAACAGCCGTTTTTCAAAAACGTGCGGGTTATTCGCAATCAGGATATTCGCCGCTTTCAGAATACGCCCGGAGGAACGGTAGTTCTGCTCAAGCTTAATCACCTGTAGCGCCGGAAAATCCTCGCTCAGCAGCACCAGGTTTTGCGGACGCGCGCCGCGCCAGGAGTAAATCGACTGGTCATCGTCGCCTACCACGGTAAAGCGCGCCCGTTGCCCTACCAGCAGCTTTACCAGCTCATACTGGCTGGTGTTGGTATCCTGATATTCGTCCACCAGCAAATAGCGAATCTTGTTCTGCCAGCGCTCGCGCACCTCTTCATTACGTTGCAGCAGCAGCGTCGGCAGTAAAATCAGGTCATCGAAATCGAGCACATTGCACGCTTTCATATGCGCGTCGTACAGGCCATAACAGTGGGCAAAAATACGATCCCGCTCGCCTTTCGCGCCAGCCGCCGCCTGCGCGGGTGATTTCAGATCGTTTTTCCAGTTGGAGATCGTCGAGATCAGCTGTTGCAGCTGCACTTTATCGTCTTCGATCAACCCTTCGGTGAGATCCTTCAGCAGGGCGACCTGATCCGTATCGTCGAAGAGAGAGAAGTTGGATTTCATTCCCAATGCGGCGTATTCGCGCTTGATGATGTCCAGCCCCAGAGTGTGGAACGTCGAGATCATCAGGCCGCGCGCCTCTTTGCGCCCCAGCGTCTGCGCGACACGCTCTTTCATCTCGCGCGCCGCCTTATTGGTAAAGGTGACCGCCGCAATGTGTCGCGCCTGATAGCCGCATTGATGGATCAGGTGGGCGATTTTATTGGTGATCACGCGAGTCTTACCGGAACCCGCGCCCGCCAGCACCAGGCAGGGGCCGGTAACGAATTCGACAGCTTGTTGTTGGCCGGGGTTTAAACGCATAGGAATATTGCTCAATCTTCGAACGGGGGGAGGATTGTAGCAGAAAGTTGCGCTGAGATTTACCCGCCGAATGGTAAAGTGTTTAACAGTACAACTCGATGAGAACCTCACCATGGCAAAGAGCGCCGCAGCCCTGCACATCCTGGTCAAAACCGAAA
Protein-coding regions in this window:
- the rhlB gene encoding ATP-dependent RNA helicase RhlB, with translation MSKTHLTEQKFSDFALHPKVIEALETKGFHNCTPIQALALPLTLAGRDVAGQAQTGTGKTMAFLTSTFHYLLSHPAIADRQVNQPRALIMAPTRELAVQIHADAEPLAQATGLKLGLAYGGDGYDKQLKVLESGVDILIGTTGRLIDYAKQNHINLAAIQVVVLDEADRMYDLGFIKDIRWLFRRMPPANQRLNMLFSATLSYRVRELAFEQMNNAEYVEVEPEQKTGHRIKEELFYPSNEEKMRLLQTLLEEEWPDRTIIFANTKHRCEDIWGSLAADGHRVGLLTGDVAQKKRLRILEEFTRGDLDILVATDVAARGLHIPAVTHVFNYDLPDDCEDYVHRIGRTGRAGARGHSISLACEEYALNLPAIEAYIGHSIPVSKYNPDALLTDLPKPLRLTRVRQGNGPRRSGAPRNRRRSG
- the gppA gene encoding guanosine-5'-triphosphate,3'-diphosphate diphosphatase, which translates into the protein MPSSTSLYAAIDLGSNSFHMLVVREVAGSIQTLTRIKRKVRLAAGLSSDNILSAEAMERGWQCLRLFAERLQDIPQPQIRVVATATLRLAVNAQDFLDKAQEILGCPVQVIRGEEEARLIYQGVAHTTGGDDRRLVVDIGGASTELVTGKGAQTTSLFSLSMGCVTWLERFFTDRNLAQENFDEAEKAARDVLRPVADELRAHGWKVCVGASGTVQALQEIMMAQGMDERITLAKLQQLKQRAIQCGRLEELEIEGLTLERALVFPSGLAILIAIFTELNIQCMTLAGGALREGLVYGMLHLAVDEDIRSRTLRNVQRRFIVDTEQAARVSQLASHFADQIEKQWDIEPLSRELLLSACHLHEIGLSVDFKQAPAHAAYLVRNLDLPGFTPAQKKLLATLLLNQTNAIDLSSLHQQNAVPPRVAEHLCRLLRLAIIFANRRRDDLLPQITITANEETLTLRLPAGWLEHHPLGKEIVDQECQWQSYVHWPLIVQ
- the rep gene encoding DNA helicase Rep, with amino-acid sequence MRLNPGQQQAVEFVTGPCLVLAGAGSGKTRVITNKIAHLIHQCGYQARHIAAVTFTNKAAREMKERVAQTLGRKEARGLMISTFHTLGLDIIKREYAALGMKSNFSLFDDTDQVALLKDLTEGLIEDDKVQLQQLISTISNWKNDLKSPAQAAAGAKGERDRIFAHCYGLYDAHMKACNVLDFDDLILLPTLLLQRNEEVRERWQNKIRYLLVDEYQDTNTSQYELVKLLVGQRARFTVVGDDDQSIYSWRGARPQNLVLLSEDFPALQVIKLEQNYRSSGRILKAANILIANNPHVFEKRLFSELGYGKELKVLSANNEEHEAERVTGELIAHHFVNKTQYKDYAILYRGNHQSRVFEKFLMQNRIPYKISGGTSFFSRPEIKDLLAYLRVLTNPDDDSAFLRIVNTPKREIGAATMQKLGEWAMTRNKSLFAASFDMGLTQTLTGRGYESLTRFTQWLAEVQRLSEREPIAAVRDLIHGIDYESWLFETSASPKAAEMRMKNVNTLFGWMTEMLEGSEIDEPMTLTQVVTRFTLRDMMERGESEEELDQVQLMTLHASKGLEFPYVFLVGMEEGLLPHQSSIDEDNVDEERRLAYVGITRAQKELIFTLCKERRQYGELVRPEPSRFLLELPQDDLQWEQERKVVSAEERMQKGQSHLANLKAMMAAKRGQ